DNA sequence from the Amphiprion ocellaris isolate individual 3 ecotype Okinawa chromosome 17, ASM2253959v1, whole genome shotgun sequence genome:
ttatgtaaaattttattgtgactCCTGATGATTTTGTAAATAGTTGTGCAAAAGTGCCTAAAAATTTCCTGCCTTTTAGTGCAAATAGTGGTATATAACTGTCTTGACTGCTAAATTTGTacattattttatgacaaacaatttatatttgcattctaAGTTCTGAAAAGGATTCATTACACATGTTTATGGtgtccacagtaaaaaaaaaatctaactttttcctACTCggactttgtattttttctgcaattttaggtcaagtgtgttcatacattatatcaaaaatgcataaataactGTAGAATCACACAGGCGaggttgtgctgaaaaaaagacatcaaGCAAAGCAGGATCAATAGTTTTTAAGGTGAAATACAAAGGTAAAATcagaattagtcaaaaatgtACCTCCTATTGGTTAAAGCAAAGATAAGTCACtatagttatatttaaattttactttatttactgtggaaaaatgtcagGGAGCTTtttatttaagcttttattcaactttataaGAGATGCTTCTGAGTCTAGGAAATCCATGCACTTCTGGagctattattttctatttgtttgattaaataaacatgctttaggCATTTCAACgaagttcagtgtttgcattattcaatttttttacgtcaatttttacacttttactgcaaatgaatattggctccaaatatcggttatcgGCCTCCTCTAACTACTAATAATCGGTATCAGTATCGgtcctgaaaaacccatatcggTCGATCTCTACTAAAAATACACCTACgctgtaaaaaatgtatttttgactCAACAAGAAATAGTAACACAGCAGTTTGCATCAATTTTTGAGTTATGATAACTTCAAAATAAATTCTGTTCAACCAACAAAATACACTAAGTTGgaggaattagcttttcctctacaaTCAAAGGTAATTTTAATTGGAACTTATTTAATGACTGAAGGCATCAACACAAGATTTTAAGCTGATTACTATTATTATGTTTGTCCAACTAGTACTTTCTCATTCATTAAGTGTTATGTACCTAaccttttaaagtttttaaattggcaaacatttcaaaaattaaattgaTCCAATTAGATTGgactttttggcttttttgtgtatttgttcatttttaagaaATGAATTCATTTAACAAAATTTAGGCTGATTAACTTCTTATTTGGAGCAGGAGTTGTATATTTGAACACataactagatttttttttttttttttaccttgctaCCATGCATTTAAGTGAGTGGTGGAATGGGTCTCCTAATTTTAGGGTTTTGACAgagctgtttctgctgcttccgGTCTTTATATGTGGTTAAGTTAGAATCTGGACTCCAGCAAAACTCTTAAAGCTACAAGAATTAAAGATCTGCTCCTTTGACTAATTTTTAGAAATGCTAAGTCTGTTTTAgccattacatttttttttcaccaaaggATGGTTAGCTTCCTGTAAATCCATCTTTTCTTACAGTCCAGATTCCTCGTCTGTCCTCCAGCAGCCGGTTTCAGAAGCAACTTACATAAAGTATGCATAATTAATATGACTCCTACTGGCTGGATTTGTGGCCCCAGGTTCACTTACAATAGGGTACTGCCTTttgaataatgaaaatattcttACATTGCATCTTGCAAATTACGGCTGGTTTAAGAATGGAAGAATCTGGTGCTGCACAGTTCAGACTTCAGCAGGTTTCAGGATAGTAAAATTATATTGTAATTGGaccattccagaattggaggacattttacatcccacccaacaaatttcaaataatccatgtacaacatactaaaacatgcagttgttgtgtaaatgtacttgtcctgagaccaaatctaaaaacacttgaagaaaagaatgtttgaaaatattcttaaaaataccaaataagtctggagttcatCTTACGATgcaatttttctcttgtcccacccctctgatgaccacactgaatctcaaataaaacagttaaaatgaaacctaaaactcttttttttgtattatttttttcattgatgtctcataattgtggggaaaaaaattaatcaacataatattttaaatattattattttaaatattatgttgattaaattaTGAAACATTCGACCAACCACCGATCAAACATTCTGACATGACTCTTGAAAGTTCacccaaaatgcattttttaaagttttctcagtgaaagatcagaaaacagaaacacatccagggtactGTTGCTTGTTTCTATGACTCTATGCCATAGacatgaaactgcattttttctgttGAAGTTATGAAATATCCCATGATACTGATGCTCAAATGTTgctaaacaaaaatgaaattttgGCTTCAGATTTTTAAACCAGTAGTGGATGTAAAATTGATTTGCTGTACTtctgaggactgaaaaaatgccagaaaaaaaaattaagaccATTAAAAAGCGTCTCATTTTGAACCACCCTCTCTGTACTTGACAGCCtgtaactgaaaatattcataggaTGAAGTTAACCTTTTGCCTggtttcattaaatatactaaagaTGTTGCACATAACATATGATTCTGAGGGGGTCAGGAGGGAGGCTCTGATTGCACCTTTATCTCCTTTATTTCCTTTAGGTCTACAAAGGTGTCATACTTTGCTTTGTTCTCCACATGTACTCACATCTTCTTGAAGTCCACACTGGTGTTTTCAGGCCAGTCGATGTAGCAGACTGTGCGTCCAGGCAGCAGGGCTGTAGAGGAGTAGTGGTACTGAGGGAAGGCTAGCAGCAGAGCCAGCATCCAGATCACAGCGATCACCACTCGGGTCTGTGTGGAGGACAGCCTCTGCTGCAGCGGGTGGATGATAGCCATGTacctaacaaacacacacacatgtgaacatacactgacattttctgttaaatGATATCATGATTTACTTCTAAGAGGATTTTGCATGTGCACCAGCTACAAATGGGGCATAATTTACATCTCTTTTAACTGTCTGTGTAGATCCTCaatcatccaggtcatggtctTAATCCTAATCCATCTTCAAGAAGCTttaagagaagtccagttgctttctactgaagctccgaGACTCACTTTCAACTCTTTCCTAAAGCAGGAATTCTCTTTAGTTTTATTCATCTCACAACAGAGTAAAAATTAACCAACAGAGACTCAACCCCTTGacaactgaatttatttacaattaaatacatttttttgtgtgtgtgtgtttttgctttccagctgatgctaaaataagtggagcttgttaatttatctaatacacatagaacagatatgtaataacagatatataataatcaGTCCCACTCTGACTGGTCCTacaagaaaccagtgcttgcaaaaggttccgaggtacgtattgaatatgcacaaaccggcattgggggaaaGGATGCGCTATCTcggtctgaatgaaagtggtatgttgtgaatttgtgacaataggcatcaaggggttaatcTGAGACTTGCACTAAGCATGTAGTGAACACTTCAATGTAATTACCAACATGAACCTTTTCATACATGTTTCACCATAGACTGTTGTCATACATGATCACTACTTGCATTGATATGTGCGATTGCATCCAGAATGTCTGACCAAAAGATGatgacaaacaagaaaagcacccagagagcgcagtactccgccaaggctgctcagtcgttgtatgatatTTAACGAATAAGTCCAGAtgagtccacagcggtggatttgtaataggatcaaaatcatgtgatcgtcagcaggcagcttatgtagtgttcacttgcattcatagttacagtgacggcgtgtcgctatctcgcaatgatacagaaatatttagcaaatctgtggatcagactataagccgcatcactgctaaacTCTAagcacttggtccttgtgtcatttctgaccttccctgaaaacttcatccaaatccattattctgtttttaagaAATGCTGCGCAGACAGATTAATAGATGGAATGACAGATATAtgcagatcgtcacataactctaccgcgttccttggtggactAATTAACCAGCAGAAAATTAATCTGAGTCTTGAACACTTTAATGTAATTACCAACATAAACCTTTTCACAAACGTGTTTCACCATAAAACTGTTGTCATGCATGATCACTACTCGCattgatatgtgcaatagtATACAGAATGTCTGGTCAAAAGATGACGACAAATAAGAGTTTTTCTGTCAACGAGATTACATTTCTTGTCAACTGGGCAGAGCTGCTGCCAGGTTGTGTGATGACAGCAGATACTTTGTGGTAGCTGTGGTCGccaacattttactgtattctgTCCTCAGCCATAATATTCTTAGCTGCctaaagatcccgggaaggcagggacacaaaccagggatgttctagctgcaaggcgaaagtgctaaccaccaagccactgtgtagcccCTTGTTCATAATATACCAGAAAATCATGCAAGTCCAAACTGTGAAAGAGCCTTTATAATCAATAAGGCCTCCTCTATATTGTGCCACTCATATACCACATATAGTGCATGTGTAGCCTGCAGGCATGTGAAGTCATAAAAAGATTCCTGGACTGTGTGGAACTGCAGATCACAATGGCATGCttgtgtaaacacacacacctgtccagTGCAATGGCCGTCATGGAGTAAATGCTGGCAAATATGGCTGCGATGGGGAAGAAGTTGTGGAAGCGGCAGTAAACCAAACCGAAGTACCACTCATTGTGAACAGCGTAGGCAAAGTTGATCACCGTGTTGAATGCAGACATGGAGGCCTCGGCAACGGCCAGATTCACCTGAGGAAGAGAACAGaacatcagcttttttttttggtgacatttttcaTCGCTGTGGGTGCATTTTTTATGATAATGGaatcctgcacttctatggaaacagaacaaacatggctagaagtagagagaacttaatAATGTCTTCAGTGCAGTACAACACCATGAGAATGCCATACATCATCACCTTTGCTGCAGGATTTGATGTCATTTCTGAGATCGGAGAAGATCAAATTTCCTGTCTGTGGTGCAACTGAAAAATGTTCCAAACACTGGCAGGCTCTCCTCTCttattttaaaacactgaaatctaTCCCACTGGACTGAAATGAAGTCTGATCAGATGTAAGCAGCCATTGTTTGTTTCTGAGGAGGTGTATCTGCTCATGTGTGCACACGTGTACATCAAACACATGCTTGATTGGGTAAATATGTATGCAATCTACCAGTTCCCGGCAGAGAACTCTGGCCttggacttggaggtgctgatccgcaTCCCTGCCgcttcacactcagctgcaaaccGCTCCAGTGCATGCTGAGGGTCATGGTCTGATGAAGcaaacagaaccacatcatccgcAAAAAGCAGACACGcaatcctgaggtccccaaaccggACACTCTCCTCACCCCGGCTAtgccttgagatcctgtccatacAATTTACTTGTGATAATATTAGGAATCATCTGAGAGCTGAAAACCAGacaattgtttctgttttcacagcttcTGGCTTATAAATGGTGTCATGTCTTTCAAAACCGCCAGCAAGTTTTGGGATTCTGGGAGTTTAATCAGACCTAGTCTCAGTCAGTAACTCAGGAAATGTGAGCGTCTGTCTGCAGTAGCTGGCTGGAGAGAGAGTAAGGATGCATTAGGATAATTCCTCCCCACAAAAAATCCCAAAGCATTTACACATGGCTGCAGTGTAAAAGAGCTGAGTGGGAAGCTTTTTGTGCTCTTTTAACTGGAATGAATTAATATCTGACAGTAACATCCCTTTGACAATGAAGATCAGTGTGACATTTTAATCTGCATGTTATCTCACCCTGAGTTTCTGCACGATCCAACAAGAGCAGAATACAGTTTAACAGCCAGAATGTAAAATTATGATACTGGTAATCAGTTTCATGGTCATGCTGTCTGAAATATGAAATTTTAATGGACAACCAGTGTAGGTCATATGGCTGAGAATTACTGACTGCTTTTCCATTACTTCCCAGCAATATATATTATTTCCCAATGATGGagttatttgaattaaatgcaaatgcaCCCAGatataaatcagaaaatggaaaatgttgatTGAAACTCCACAAACAGAAGGTATGAGCAGCCTCCTGCAGCACAGTTCACCGTCACAGCACTTTGAGTTCACAGATGTATAACGTCACCAAGCAGCCCACAGTCAGTTGACAAGGCACTTTTAAAACTACCATCACTGCCTCCTAAAGCAGCCAGgagaaaatatatacactaccgttcaaaagtttggggtcacttaaaaacgtccttatttttgaaagaaaactaatttttttcaatgacggtaacattaaatgaatcagaaatacagtctagacattgttaatgtagtaaatgattattctagctggaaatggctgatttttaatggaatatctacataggagtacagaggaacatttccagcaaccatcactcctgtgttctaatgctaatgtaaatacactgctgtttcaaaatttggggtcacccaggcaatttcatgttttcaatgaaaactcacacatttattcatgtgctaacataattgcacaagggttttctaatcatcaattagctaaTGATAATAGCTAAtagctaactgatgattagaaaacccttgtgcagttatgttagcacatggataaatgtgtgagttttcattgaaaacatgaaattgcctgggtgaccccaaactttgaaaCAGCAGTGTATTTACAACTTTTAATATATTCTAAGGAAACTGATTTTAATGCTTCTAAATACTTTTGAAGACCTGCATACTTAACAACAACATACTCTATATGTGTTTGGTTTGATCTAAGCAATTTCTACTTGAGGAACAATAGAATAATTCTGATTGTGAATCTTTTTCTGAATGAAGAGCTCCACACCCTGACTGCATCTCttattctgttttatatttCCTTGTTGTTCTCTTATTAcggtattattattactgtaaatccaAATATGACTTGTCGACTGTGAGGTTGTTGAAAAAAGGCTTTCGATTTGAAGGAGTCAGAGTCTACCCAAGGAGGATGTAGTATCAGCAGCACAACTTCCACTCAGGACACTGATGATACGCAACTCTTCCTGTCGCATCCTCCAGACGACCACATTGTCTCTGGCCGGATCTCATCATGAATTGCAGATATCTCGACATGAAGTAAAAGAAGAAGATCAGACCATTCCTGTATGAACAAGCACGACAACCTGGTACATGCTTTCATAATATACAGATCGACTACTGCAACTCCTTACTGGCAGGCCTCCTTGCATGCATGATCAAATCACTGCAGATGATCCAGTGCAGCAGCGcatctggttttcaaccagccaaacaCAGCACGTCACCCCGCTGTTCAgatcgcttcactggcttccagttgctgcccgtATAAAATTCAAAGctctgacacttgcattcaaaatcacaatgaaaacagctccctcctacctgaactctctcattcaggctACACTCCTCCTGCACACTACGCTCAGCCAAGTAAAGGTGCCTGATACAACCACTACAACAGCGCCAGTCGACAgttagactcttctcctctgtggttcctcggtggtggaacgagttaccaaactgtCTGACCTGCagagtccctctcagtctttaaaaaaagactaaaaacccagctcttcgctgaacacctttgcacttgacagactgcaaaaaaaaaatcctattatgtctgcactgcctgtagacagggctgcacagtggcgtagtggttagcactttggtcttgcagcgagaagatccctggttcgcgtcccggctttcctgggatctttctgcatggagtttgcatgttctccctgtgcatgcgtgggttttctccgggtcctccggcttcctcccacagtccaaaaatatgctgaggttaattgattattctaaattgcccgtaggtgtgaatgtgagagtgattgtttgtctatatatgtagccctgcgacagactggcgacctgtctagggtgtcccctgccttcgcccgagtcagctgggataggctccagcccccccgcgaccctaatgaggattaagcggtgtatagataatggatggatggatgcctgtagacaccacggccctattatcacacttgaacttgttttgtggctcttatccaggttgttgtCTCCTGattagatccttgcttgtgttgtatctactctcagatgtacatcactttggataaaaagGGTCTGATGAATGAAATAGTTGAAATGTAGAATTGTAGATGCTGGGCTTTTTGTGGGTTTATTGGTCTTAgacttcagttttgttttcacacaCTGTTAAGTGGTTAAGTTCAGACATTAAAAGTGGTTAGGTTTAGGGAAATATCAGGCTTTTGTGGAAACTCTCACATTTTAGAAGTTTGATGAAGTTTAAGTTTGGGTTAAATATTTGAATACATTTCAACACCAAAATTGTAATTGTATCCAAATGTTTATCAGTTCTAAATATCCATTATTGGTCTCCTTGATTAGTAATTAATCCATATAGGTATACGAACCATATTGCTCAAGCCCTAATCCTGATATGGGATCTCTACATACTGCATAATACTCTGTATGGAGAATTTGGTTTATTGAAATACACAAGAGCTGAGCAGGactgatcaatcaatcaacAGACAATTTCCAAAAATTCTCACTGTTTTTCAAGCATCATTCCAAACACCTGGTTTCTCAAATGTTAATGCTTTTCTGTGGTGTGTTACAAACTTGTTGGAAAGAATAAGACaaaagacatttgaagacatcAGTCGAAGTTGTGGAAAGTTATAATGCAAATTTATAAAACAGAATAATTCATAAATAGTGagtaaattatttcaaaataaaaacaatcccTAAAACACCCAGATTCATTACATTTGCATCCTTTTCAGTCAAGAACTCCAATTCCTCTTTGCAAATCCAGGGCAGATTGTAAGGTatcaatagttttttttttttttttaaacttagaaATAGATTAAATTAGTTGATTATGCAAGTAGTTTATTGACAAAATGTCTGATAATTGGCAATTAAAGccattcaagcaaaaaaaaaagatacaattCACTGTTTATCATTCACTGAATATCATCAGTGTATGGGCTCCTCATCCGAATAAAAACTAGCATTATAAGatgaaagcagaaaatgatCATGAGTTTGACTGATattgtgtttacttgttgtaCATAGAGAACAAAGCAGTGAGGTGAATTAAGTCAAAATTCTTTATTTGAAGTGCTGTTTTGTGCTGACACTTATGGTGAATATGTGTTTGACCGATTCCATGTTTTCATATAAGATCAAAGTGACAGGTTTTGGAGTCATTCTCTATTTGGTGAATTACGTGCATTACAAGTCAGTACAGTTTATCATATATCGGTAGCATATATACCGGATGTGTGAAGGAGCGTTTTCATTTATCTCAGCAGTTTGAAGATAATAGCTATAAAAATGAAGGTTTCATTTTATCCACTTTAGTAAGGAGAGATATCACATTTATAACTCCCAAAcacgttttatttatttattttaccaagagtatttcaaatcaaaatttcTACAACAAACTTGACAAAATTATCACTCACTCTGGCTTTTAACACACTACTCACCAGAAAGTAATTTGTAACGGTCCTCATGCGTTTATGCGCCAGAATAATCCAGATGACCACCATGTTTCCGACCACGGACACCGCCACGATGCTGCAGTAAGCGACAGCCCACAGTGTGATCTGCCACACCGGCTGGATGAACTGGTTGAAGCCGTCGCTGCAGTTCACGAAAACGTTGGTCCCGTTCGCGGGGTTACAGTCGGTGTTATTGTAGAGAGGGTCCATGTTCTGGGCATCAGCCTGTCCGCTGAGCTGGATGTTATAAATAGATTAGTGTCCTGTTACTGGACCGGGCGCCTTTCTAGGGGGTAAAGGAGCGCGTGTGGAAAATGGACAAGAAAAAGCGCAGTTGGCACATTTTACGCACCGAGGACCCGCGCGCGCCGACAGACATCACCGCGCCATGACGCACGAAAACCAAGGAGGCTCTACAGGCGGTTAAAACCTCACCCCTCCCTCCTCACTGTTCACTGCCACTCGCACACCTACTCACACACCCCGTCACCCACATTGTAAAGATGAAcctttctgttgtatttttaaagactttttttgtttaattttacaattttccctgttttgttaaagtaCTGATACTCCATAGAAAAGGATAATTTAGGTGTAAACTGTAATACACAAACGCgcgcgcacgcgcacacacgcacactcactcacacatatacatatatgtgtgtgtgtgtttgtgtgtgtgtgtgtgtgtgtgtgtgtgtgtgtgtgtgtgtgtgtgtgtgtgtgtgtttgtgtatagtggtgggacgcaatgaaaaaatttaatctaGAATTTAATCtcattaattacaggctttgtaattaattaatcgcaattaattgcagttttgtcaaatagcaatatttgacacaataagttaagtttttcaattcaaataaaattgtggttgacagttgaatcaatgaatagacatatacctgtttataatttattttaaaaaaaggaaaatgggacatatagaaaaagtgattttgttgacttaaagcctgaatttagttgtttttttccactgtatggcacataaaatcagcataagtagttcaaggagcttcagaaagttgaaaatccagagattcattgttttcatgggtcagataaatggtgtcattttgatggttctttttctaggaatatcaatttttatttatgtaattttttttataaacaaaaagt
Encoded proteins:
- the tacr1b gene encoding tachykinin receptor 1b isoform X2 — protein: MDPLYNNTDCNPANGTNVFVNCSDGFNQFIQPVWQITLWAVAYCSIVAVSVVGNMVVIWIILAHKRMRTVTNYFLVNLAVAEASMSAFNTVINFAYAVHNEWYFGLVYCRFHNFFPIAAIFASIYSMTAIALDRYMAIIHPLQQRLSSTQTRVVIAVIWMLALLLAFPQYHYSSTALLPGRTVCYIDWPENTSVDFKKIYYVCVALLIYFLPLCIMGWAYTTVGVTLWASEIPGDSSEHYKEQLTAKRKVVKMMIVVVCTFAVCWLPYHIYFLLHQFFPELFEQLYIQQVQSRFPAGVLLLYSGCCQRGAGAQITSIPADTGEHISSHSDRDCCFHGCPSCYSQTNWSRAAVPR